The region GACGAGGATGGCCACCTCCGAGGCGACGGTGATCAAGGTGGTGAAACCGCCCTGGAACAGGAGGTTCAGCTTGTACAGGGCAAAACCTTCTCGAAGGTAGGCGGAAAGCGCCCGGGAGAAGCGGCGCATCACCCCGCGGAGGCCGGCCTGCACGCGCACCGAGTACAGGGCCCCCAGGCCCTCCTCGGCCTCGGCGATGTACCGGGCCTCGGCCTCCTGCCTGCGGGTGGCGGCTACCGCGGCGCGTTTCCCGTACATGCGGAAGCCCACTGCGTAGACAGCTACGGACGCCACCGAGATCCCAGCCAGGAGCGGGGCCATCACGAACATGAGCGCCAGCGTGATCAGCACGAGCACGATGTGCCCAAGGAGCTCGGAGAAGCTCTTGATGATGAGCGGAGAGCAGCGCGGCACTTCGCTCGTGAGCCGCTGCAGTGCCTCCCCGGTCTTCGTCTTGAGCGCCTGCTCGTAGGGCACGGTATGGAATCGCCTGTACATGGCGACCTGAATGTCCTGTTCCACCTTGAGCTCCAGGCGGCGCATGGCGTAACCGCGACCGTAGAGCAGGAACACCTGCGTGATCTCCGTGCCGAGGAACACGACAATCCAGATGACGAAGAGCCTTGCATCGAGGGCGGTCAGGGCATCGATCACCCGCTTGAAGAAGAAGGGGAGGACCCCACTGATCGCGAAGAACGAAAGTTGCAAAGCAAGCGCAAGCCCCCAGAGCGCACGGTACCTGAACACATGCCCACGCCAGAAACGGACGACGCGGCTGTACCGCTCTCTCATCCCTCTGCTCTTCCTTCCGACCCCTTCCTTAGCAGTTTCTGTGACCTCTCGCGTTCAGCAAACCGTTGCAGTTTCTGAACGAGGGCGGCTTCCTCGCACTGATCCTCGTAGACGTAGCCTCTGCTCTTCAGCACCTCGGCTAATGCCGGCGAGCAGTTCCCTGCGGATTTCAGGAGTCTGCACTCTTCCTGCGTCACTTTATCCGTGAGTGTATGGGTAACCATGTCAGCCCTTCCCGACAGAGTCCAACGGTGTAGTTCTTCTACACTTCCCCCCAAATTCCTCGACGATCCAGCCTTCCCTGTTGCTGGGATAGGGTGAGCGATGGGCGCAGAGGAACGGCTGGCCCCGGAAGCCGGCCTCGAGCGCTGCCAGGACAGAGCGGCCCCGCTTGCGCACGGTCGAGATGTAGCCGCGGATGCGGCCGAAGGCCTGCGCACCGGCGGAGCTGCGGAAGGTGCCGGAGATCTTCTGCTGCACCTTGACCATGCGCAGGTCGCCCTCCACCAGGTTGTAGAAAGCGCCAGTCCCCCTGTCCTGGATCCACTGGTCAAGGCCCACACATTGGATGAGAACAGTGGCGCCGACATGAGAGCCCTCCTCAACGGCCTGGACCTGCTCAGCAGGGAGTTCGGGGTGAGTTGGCCCGTCGTGCACCACTACCACAAACCGTCCGCCTTGGCCGGCCACCGCACGGGCGGCCAGCAGCTGCGCGGCTCATCCGTCCTAGTGCGGTATACGGCGCCGCAGGGGGCGGGAAAGCTAGCCCAGAGGTGGTGAGACCTGATGAGAGGATGGCTTGGTTTTGTCATCCGGCTGGTGGTTTCGGCGGTAGTCCTTCTCCTCCTTGCCGCCATACTCCCTGGCTTCCGTGTCGCCGGGTTCTGGTTCGCCCTGCTGGCAGCGGTGGTAATCGCCGTGCTGGGGTGGGTGGTGGAGGCTGTGTTCGGGCGCCGGGTTTCTCCCCAGGGGCGAGGGGTGGTGGGGTTTCTGGTGGCGGCTGTGGTCATTTACCTCGCTCAGTTCCTCGTGCCAGGGATGCAGGTCAGCGTGTGGGGTGCCCTGCTGGCTTCCCTCATCATCGGTATAGTGGACGCCTTCGTGCCCACCGAGCTCAGGTAGGGGACGCAACTGGGGTGGCGAACCCCGACTGATCTGCCACACGGGTCGGGGGTCGCCTTTCTCGTGAGCACGGGCCCCTGGGCAGGCCGCTTGCGGCCTGCCTTCTGGCCAGGTGGGATTTTCCTTTTCGGGGGCGCATAGGGTTCGCCTGGAGGGGTGGCTCCTCTTGGCGGGCCATTTGTTTTGGTGGGGCACGGGCCCCTGGTGGATGAGGTGGTTGAGGAAGTGGCGATGGCTGGCTGCGGGGTACGTGGCCGTGGTGGGCATCCTGGCGACTCTGCTGGTATGGCCCACCCCGCCCCGCACGGTTCCGGCCCTGGCCTCGCCGTTGCCCGCTCCCCCCGAAGCTCCTCCCGGCCTGGGAACCATGCTCCTCACCGTGCTCTCGGGAGGCAGGGCCGGTTTGTTCTCGCTCTGGGAATCCCCGGACGCCCCCCTGTGGAAGTGGATAATCCGGCAGGTCTTTCCCGCGTTTCCGGGGGATAATATCCCCCACGACGAGCCGGGATGGGGCGAGGTCTTGCTCGAGGGGCTGGGGGTCCTGACCGGGCTGCGCTGGCACGATCCCCTGTCCTGGCTGGTGCTTCGCGGTCCAACTCCCGCCCGCGCTCAAGAAGCCCCCGTCCCTTATTTGGCCGGAAACCCGTCTCCCGGCGGTACACTGCCGGCCGTACCGGGCGGGACCCCGCAGCAGGATCTCTCCGGCGCTGTGCGAGGGCGGGTGCTGGTCGGGCTCTACTGCACCCATGCGCGGGAGTCATATCTTCCCGTGCTGGCGGGAGCCCGCCACGCCGAAGAAGCCCATACCCTGGATGCTTCCCGCAACATGCTGCGGGTGGCGGAAGAACTGGCCCGTGCCCTGAGCCAGGAGCACGGGATCGGGGTGGTCCTCTCGCGGCGGGTTCATGACCGCCAGGGCAAGCTGGGGGCGTACGTGCGGTCGCAGGAGACTGCGCAGGCCCTGCTCCGGGAGTACCCCGACGTTCGCTTCCTGTTCGACGTCCACCGGGATTCCCCGGGCCGGGACGTCACCGCCGCCACGGTGCAGGGGCGTCCTGCCGCCCGGATCATGATCGTGCTGGGTTCCCCTTACCAGGTGGGGCCGGCCTGGGCCCGAAACAAGGCCCTGGCCGACCGTGTCGCCCAGATCATGGAAGAACGATACCCGGGGCTCCTGCGCAAGGTGCTGGTCGCCGACGCCCGCTACAACCAGCATCTTTCACAGGGTGCCCTCCTTTTCGAAATCGGGGGAGTGGAAAACACCCTGGAAGAGGCCCTCTACTCTGCTCGCCTCCTGGCGGACGTGCTGGCCACGTTGATCGCGGAGCAGGTCACGCCTCTACCGACCAAGTAGGCCAATGCTGCCCCTGGAGGTGGCCAGGGGTGGTCAGGCCTCGCCGGTTGATGCCTGCGCTCCCAGCAGGTTGGCGCGTGCGTGCCCGATGTGTGTGGAGATGGCCCGGGCAGCCCACTCTCCGTCGCGGGCGGTCAGGGCCCTGTATATCTCGCGATGTTCTTCCAGAGCCCTCTGCAGGCGCCCGGGCACCCGCAGGGAGGCGGCCCGGGCCTGCTGCACGTAGTAAATGGCCCCTCCCAGGGCGTGTTTGAGAGGCCGGCTACGGGAACCGTTGATGATCAACTGGTGGAACCTGGTATCCAGTCGAGTGACCTGCTCCACGTCCTCCCGGGCCGTGTAGAACTCCATGAGGTCTACGATCTCGCCCAGCTCCGCCAGTTCTTGTTCGCTCATGTTCTGGGCCGCCCAGCGGGCGGCCAGGGCCTCCAGTGCCAACCTGATGGTGAAGATATCCTCGACTTCCGGCGGCGTGATGCCTTCTACCACTACGCCCCGGTTGGGGAAGGAGCGCACCAGCCCCTCGGCCTCGAGGGCTTGCAGGGCTTCCCTGACCGGGGTGCGGCTTACGCCCAGTTCCTCGGCCACCCGGGCCGCCACCAGCACTTCGCCGGGGCGGTACTTACCGGTGACGATGGCTTCTCGCAACCGGCTCAGCACGTGGCTTTTCAGGGAAGCAGGGGGGCTTTCCGAGGCGTCCAGCGACTCACCCACAGTTCAATCCTCCAGGGGCAGCGAGGCAAGAAAGTCCTGCACTATGAGGTCCCACATCATCAGGGCGTCTTCTCCCCCTGGTAGCTCCCGCTCCGGGACGACCAGGCGATGCGGGAACCATTCTTTGGCCCACAGATGTTGATTCTCGCTGTAACGCATTGTATCCTCCATGCCCTTGCCCCCCGTCACCAGCATGATTGTATCCACGTATGTAGTCATCCGTCAACCCCCTGCCTCACAGGCCCAGCGGTATTGCATATTTATGCGGACGGAAGTATAATCTGGGCTATGAGAAGGGGGGCCCGATTCGTTTTGGCTGCCGCTTCTGATATGCCTTCTCGCGTGAAGGTGGCGGTCCTGGGGGCAACCGGCTACACCGGGGTGGAACTGATGCGCATCTTGCTGGGACATCCCTGCGTTCAGGTGGTGGCTGCTACCTCGGACTCGTACGCGGGCAAGAAGCTTGACGAAGTCTTCCCTCATTTGCGCCCCTGCCCGGTTCTTCTGCTGCCCACCTCGGCACCCACGACAGAAGCCGCCGGGGAGGCTGAGGTGGTGTTCATTTGCTTACCACACGGGCTGGCCATGGAGAAGGTGCCCGATCTTGTGAGGGCAGGTAAGCGCGTAATCGACTTCGGGGCGGACTTCCGCCTGCGCGACGCCGCGGCTTACCAGCAATGGTACGGGCATGCCCACACCTGTCCCGAGCTTCTGGGCGAGGCAGTGTACGGGATACCGGAACTCCGCCGCGACGAGGTGGCCCGTGCCCGGCTGGTGGCTAACCCGGGCTGTTACCCCACCAGCGTCATCCTGGCCGTGGCACCCCTGGCTTCCTGGCCTGGGGTGGACTGGTCGGCTGTGGTGGCCGATTGCAAGTCGGGAGTCACGGGCGCGGGGAGGAGTCTTTCTCTCGGCACGCACTATCCCGAGGTCAACGATTCGCTGCGTCCGTACAACGTGGGCGGTGCCCACCGGCACGTCCCGGAGATCGAGCAGGAACTGGGCCGCCTGGCGGGGTGCCCGGTGTGGGTGGCGTTCACCCCCCACCTGGTGCCCATGTCCCGGGGGATGCTGTCCGTCGTGTACTTGCGCGTCAACCCGGTGCCTTCCGCAGATGACCTGTACCGGGCGTATCGGGAGCGTTACCGGGGGGAGCCCTTCGTGCAGGTGCTGCAGCCCGGGGAGCTGCCGGCGACTGCCCACGTGCGGGGGACCAACCGGTGCCAGATCGCCGTCACGGTGGACCGGCGCACGGGCACGGTGGTAATCTTCTCGGCCATCGACAACCTGGGCAAGGGCGCGGCCGGTCAGGCGGTGCAGAACCTGAACGTGATGATGGGATGGGCGGAAGAGACGGGCCTGGGGGCCCCCGCCCTGTTCCCGTGAGAGCAGGAGGGCGGGCATGGATCGGCAAGTGGCGTCGTTCGCGAGCACGGGCACGGACCGGGATTCTTCCACCGTGTCAGCAGGGAGCACGGAAGTCAGGTGGCCACCCGGTTTCCTGGCTGCCGGCGTGAACGCGGGCATCAAGAAGAACGGCAAGCTCGACCTGGCCCTGGTGGCCAGTCTGTACCCCGCACAGGCGGCCGGGGTGTTCACCCGCAACCGGGTGCAGGCAGCCCCCGTGGTGGTGACCCGGGAGCACCTGCGGGGTGGGTTGTTGCGGGGGCTGGTGTGTAACAGCGGGCGGGCCAACGCCTGCGTGGGAGAGCGGGGCCTGGCGGACGCGCGGGCCATGGCACACGAAGCGGCGATGGTCCTTTCAGATGCTCTGGGCGAGGAAGTAATGCCCCAACAGGTGGCGGTGGCCTCCACGGGGGTGATCGGGGTTCCTCTGAACGTGGAGGCGGTGAGGGAGGGTATCCGCCGGGCAGGGAAAGTGCTTTCCCCCGGGGGATTTGAGGCGGCTGCGCGCGCCATCATGACCACGGATACCCGGCCCAAGGTCGCGGGCGTGACCGTAACCGTTCCCCGGGGAGAGGTCACGGTCGCGGGGATGGCCAAGGGGTCAGGTATGATCCACCCGGACATGGCCACGATGCTGGCCTTCATTTTTACCGATGCTCGCGCCAGTGCTTCCGACCTGCATGCCGTGCTCCGGCAGGCGGTAGACGACACCTTCAACATGCTCACCGTAGACGGGGACACCTCCACCAACGACATGGTGGTGCTTATGGCCAACGGGGCAAGCGGGATAAACCCCGGGGTGGTCGCCCTGCAGGACGCGGTTACCGCTGTATGCCTGGACCTGGCGCGGGAGATCGCCCGGGACGGCGAGGGAGCTTCCCGCTACCTGGAAGTGGAGGTGCGGGGGGCGGCCACCATGGCAGATGCCCGCCGGGCGGCGCGGGCGGTGGCCTCCTCTTCCCTGGTGAAGACGGCGGTGGCGGGGGCCGACCCTAACTGGGGACGCATTCTGGCCGCCCTGGGGTATTCGGGAGCCTTCTTCGACCCGGACCGGGTGTCGGTGCACCTGGGCCCGGTCGAAGTAGCCCGTGGCGGGGTGGAAGTGCCGTTCGATGAGGGGGAAGCCCGTCGTGCCCTGAGCGCATCGGAGGTGCACATCTTCGTGGACCTGGGGGCCGGCCCTCACCGGGCGCGGGCATTCGGTTGTGACCTAACGGAACAGTATGTGCGTATCAATGCCAGCTACCGGAGTTAGGGGCATCGCTAGCTGGCCGAGTTAGGGGGAATCCCATGAGGGCGGAAGAAAAGGCGGCGGTACTCCTGGAAGCCATGCCCTACGTGCAGGCGTTCCAGGGGAAGACGGTGGTCATCAAGTACGGAGGACACCTCGAGCAGGACCTGGGGCCATTTGCCGAGGACGTGGTTTTCCTGCACCTCGTGGGGATCCGGCCCGTGGTGGTGCACGGAGGCGGACGGGAGATCTCCGCCCTGATGGAGCGGCTGGGGAAGAAGCCCGTGTTCGTGGAGGGACTGCGGGTGACGGACCGGGAGACGGCGGAGATAGCGGAGATGGTCCTGTCCGGTAAGGTCAATCAGGAGATCGTGGCCGCCATCGCTGCCCGCGGCGGGCGAGCGGTAGGGTTGAGCGGCAAAGACGGTGCCCTGATCAGGGCCCGCAAGAAAGAGGGCCCCGTTGACCTGGGATTCGTGGGGGAGGTGGAGGAGGTGGATCCGCGCCTGGTGGCCACCCTCCTGGACAGCGGGTACATCCCCGTCTGTGCCCCCATCGCCCTGGGACCGAACGGAGAGGCGTACAATCTCAACGCCGATACGGCGGCAGCGGAACTGGCGGTGGCCCTGCGGGCCGAAAAGCTGGCCCTCCTCACCGACGTGCCCGGTGTGCTCCGGAGCCGTGACAACCCGGCCTCGCTGGTCTCCACCCTGGGGGTAGAGGAAGCCGAAGCCATGCTCGCCCTCGGGCAGGTGGAGGGGGGCATGATCCCCAAGCTGAAGGCCTGCCTGAGAGCCGTGCGCGGGGGGGTGAAGTCGGCCCACATCGTGGACGGGCGGCGCCCCCACTTCCTCCTGGTGGAGATCTTCACCCGCGAAGGGGCCGGGACCATGGTGGTGCCTGCCGCCGCGGGTGAGCAAGGGGAGGAGGCTGGCGCTGGGGAGCGTGACGCTGCACGGGCGGAGGCCAGCGGGGATGGGGCCGGGCAGGAAGAGGCAGAGGTGGTTGACCAGGAGCGGCGTCACTACTGGCCGATTTTCCGCCGCCAGCCCCTGGTGCTGGTGCGGGGGGAAGGCTCCTGGGTCTGGGACATCCGGGGCCGCCGCTACCTGGATTTCGTCACCGGCCTGGCCGTGTGCGGCCTGGGGCACTGTCACCCCCGGGTGACACGGGCCATCTGCGAGCAGGCGAGGGAGCTGGTCCACACGTCATGCCTGTATTACACCGTACCCCAGGTTCGGCTGGCGCGGGAACTGGCCCGGTTGAGCGGCCTGGACCGCGTGTTCTTCGCCAATTCGGGAGCCGAGGCTAACGAAGGGGCAATCAAGCTGGCCCGCAAGTTCGGGGCGCGGGACGGGCGCTTTCACATCGTCACCGCCCGCCGGTCCTTCCACGGGCGCACTCTGGCCACCCTGGCCGCCACCGGACAGGAGAAGTATCACCGGGGCTTCGCGCCCCTACCTCCGGGTTTCAGTTACATCCCCTTTGGCGACGTGGCCGCCCTGGAGCAGGCCGTTACCCCCGAGACTGTGGCAGTGATGGTGGAACCGGTACAGGGGGAAGGGGGCATCTACCCTGCCTCGCAGGAATTCATGGATGCTTTGGCCAGGTGGCAGCAGGCGGGCGTACTCCTCATCTGTGACGAGATCCAGTGCGGCCTCGGTCGCACGGGAAAGTGGTTTGCCTTCCAGCACTACGGCGTCAAGCCGGACATCGTCACCCTAGCCAAGTCCCTGGGGGGAGGCGTGCCCATCGGGGCAGTGCTGGCCCGCGAAGAGGTGGCAGTGTGCCTGGCTCCCGGCGATCACGGCTCCACCTTCGGTGGTAATCCCCTGGCCTGTCGGGCGGCCCTGGCTTATCTGGAAGCATTGCAGGACGAGAGGGTGGTGGAAAACGCCGCCGCCATGGGTGAGTACCTGGCGAGGGGGCTCCGGGATCTGGCCGCGCGCCACCCGGCGGTGGCCGAGGTACGGGCACTGGGCCTGATGGCGGGGCTCGAGTTGCGCGTACCAGGTGCGCAGGTGGTGGCGGTTTGCCGCGAACTGGGGCTGCTGGTCAACTGCACGGAAGAGGTGGTGATCCGCCTGCTGCCGGCCCTCAACGTGACCAGGGCCGAGGTGGATCGGGCGGTGGAGATCCTGGATCAGGCCCTGGCGGTGGCCGATGCCGCGCTCGCAGGGGCGCGGGCGGGAGCCGACGCCGCCGGCAACTGACCGGGCGGGAGCAGGTGCTGCCCGGAAGGAAGCCGGGGCGGCGCAATGAGGAAGGAGGGGTATCATGGATAAGGTGGTGCTGGCGTATTCGGGTGGCCTGGATACCTCGGTGGCCATCCACTGGTTGAAGGAAAAGTACGGCATGGAAGTGGTGGCGCTCATCGCCGACCTGGGCGAAGGGCGAGATCTGGAGGCTCTGGTCCGTAAGGCGCTCCAGGTGGGGGCGGTGTCCTGCCGGGCCGTGGATGCCCGTGAACAGTTCGTGCGCGAATTTGTGTTCCCCGCCCTGCGGGCCCACGCCGTCTACGAGGGCGTGTACCCCCTCTCGGCGGGGTTGTCCCGGCCTCTCATCGCCCGGCTGTTGGTGGAGACCGCTCACGCCGAGGGGGCCAAGGCGGTGGCCCACGGCTGCACGGGTAAGGGGAATGATCAGGTCAGGTTCGACGTGTCCATAGCGGCGCTGGATCCCACCTTGAAGGTGATCGCTCCCGTGCGGGAGTGGAGCTGGTCCCGGGAAGAAGAGATCGACTACGCCCGTGCTCACGGCATTCCCGTGCCCGTGGAGAAGCGCAACCCGTTCTCCATCGACCAGAACCTGTGGGGGCGCAGCATCGAGTGCGGGGTGCTGGAGGATCCCTGGGTGGAGCCTCCCCCCGAGGCATTTGCCTGGACGCGGGATGTGGCCGACACCCCTTCTGCGCCCTGCTACCTGCAGATCGAGTTCGTCGAGGGGGTGCCGGTGGCCCTGGACGGGGAACCCCTGGATCCCGTCGACCTGCTCGTGCGTCTGAACCGCCTGGCGGGCGAGCACGGGGTGGGGCGGATCGACCACGTGGAGAACCGGCTGGTGGGTATCAAGTCCCGCGAGGTGTACGAAGCCCCCGCGGCCACGGTGCTGCTGGCGGCGCACCGCGCCCTGGAGGCCCTGTGCCTTCCCCGCGAGACCGCCCATTTCAAGGTGCTGGTGGAACAAAAGTACTCGGAGCTTGTGTACTACGGGCTCTGGTACTCGCCCTTGCGTGCGGCCCTGGACGCCTTCGTGGCCTCCACCCAGCAGTACGTGACCGGTACGGTGCGGGTGAAGCTGCACCGTGGCACCTGCCAGGTGGTGGGGCGGCGGTCTCCGTATTCCCTGTACGACTACGGCCTGGCAACTTACGATGCGGCCGACACCTTCCGGCACGACTCGGCGGTGGGATTCATCGACATCTGGGGCTTGCCCACCCGGGTGTCCGCCCGTGTGCAGGGAGTTCCCGGAATGCGCTATGCCCGGTCGGCCGCCGGGGAGCCCGCCGCGGCGGCGTCGGGAGGCTGCGAGGAGTCACTGGCCTCCCTGTCCACGGGAGTTTCGGCAGCGGTGGGCGGAGGGTGTCAAGCGTGAGGCTGTGGGGGGGCCGTTTCCAGCGGGACCCGCGGCAGGAGGTGCTGGCCTACACCTCGTCCCTGCCTTACGACCGGCGTCTGGCCCGCCAGGACGTGGAGGGCAGCCGGGCCCATGTGCGCATGCTGGGAGCTCGCGGTATCCTGAGCCCCCAGGAAGTCGAGCGGCTGCTGAGCGGTCTGGATATGGTGGCAAGGGAACTGGAAGAAGGCACCTTCCCCTTCCGGCCCGAACTGGAAGACATCCATACCTGCGTGGAAGCGCGCCTGGGGGAACTGGTGGGGGAGGTGGCGGGGAAGCTGCATACAGCCCGCAGCCGCAACGACCAGGTGGCCCTGGACATGCACATGTATCTGCGGGAACAGGTGGCTGAACTGGACCGGGCAGTAGGCCGGCTGCAGGAGAATATCCTGGATCTGGCGGAGAAGCATCAGGACCTGATCATGCCCGGGTATACCCACCTGCAGCGCGCCCAGCCGGTGCTTTTCGCTCATCACCTGCTGGCCTACTTCTTTATGCTGCAGCGAGACCGGGAGCGCCTGGCATTTTGCTCCCGCCAGCTTGACCGCATGCCCCTGGGGGCCGCGGCCCTGGCGGGTACCGGTTTCCCCATCGACCCCGAACAGGTGGCCAGAGAACTGGGATTCTCCCGGCTCTATGACAATTCTATGGACGCCGTGTCCGACCGCGACCACGTGGTGGAAGTGCTCTCGGCCTGTGCCCTCATCATGGTGCACCTGGGGCGCCTGGCCGAAGAACTGGTGCTGTGGAGCAGCCGGGAGTTCGGCTTCCTGGAACTGGACGACAGCTATGCCACCGGTTCCAGCATCATGCCTCAGAAGAAGAATCCCGACGTGGCCGAGCTCGTGAGGGGCCGGGTGGGGCGGGTGGTGGGTCACCTGGTGGGGTTCCTGATGGTGCTGAAGGGCCTTCCCCTGGCCTATTGCCGGGACCTGCAGGAGGACAAGGAGGCCCTTTTCGGGGCCCTGGACACCACCATCTCGTCCCTGCAGGTGATGGCCGGTATGATCGCCACCGCCCGTCCCCAACCGGAGGCCATGGCGCGCGCCTGCCGGGGCGGGCTCCTCACCGCTACCGACCTGGCCGACTACCTGGTGCAAAAGGGGATGCCATTCCGCCAGGCCCACCGGCTGGTAGGTCAGATAGTTCTCCGCTGCCTCGAGCAGGGCAAGGAGTTGTGGGAACTGAGCCCCGAAGAGTACCGGAGTTTCTCTCCCCTTTTTGGCGACGACGTGCGGGAGGTGGTGACGCCCGAAGCCAGCGTACGTGCCAGGCGTTCCCCCGGGGGAACTGCTCCCGAGAGTGTGAAGGCCCAGTTGAAAAAAGCGCGGGCGTTGGCAGGAAGTTCCCATTCCGGGGTGGTATAATGGCACCGTGGTGATGCAAGAGTGACATCAGTCCCCCGCGAACCCGGCAGCGGGCCCGACCCCGCCTCCCGGCAGGCCCTGGAGCAAATCGTGCAGCGGAGCCGGGAGGCCCTGGCCCGCGATCCCCGCGACCTGGCGGCCCGGCGGGACCTGGGCTCGGCCCTGTATCAACTGGGACAGGTGGAAATGGCGACCGCCGAGCTCCAGCAGGTGCTGGCGCGGGACCCGCGGGACGCGGGGGCCCGTTACCTGCTTGCGCTCTGTCTGGCGGAACAGGGGAAGCTGGACGAGGCTGCCTCCCACCTGCGTCAGGTGGTGAAGTCCCGGCCCCGGCACGCACTGGCCCATTATTTCCTGGGGCGCATCCTGGGGTTGCAGGGGAAACTGCCCGAAGCCGAGGCTGAGGTTCGCCTGGCGGTAGACGTCGAACCCCACCCGCGCATGATCTCGTACCTGGCGGAACTGTACCTGGCCCTGGGCGATTTGGGCCGGGCCAGCGCCTGCTGGCGCAAGGTGGTGGAGATGGACCCCGAAGACCAGCATGCCAGGCGCAACCTGGTGGCGACATATCTGGACCGGGGCATGTACGACCGGGCCATCGAGGAAGGGAACCGGGCGCTGGTGGCGGGGGCTTCCCATCCCACCCTTTTCTATAACCTGGGGCTGGCCTACCTGCGCCGGGGGGATGTGGAGCAGAGCATCGACCACCTGGAAAAAGCCCACTCCCTGGACCCCGCTCACGTGCCCACGTTGATCGGGCTGGGGGAGGCATATGCCGCCGCCGGCCGGCTGCCCGAGGCGGGGCAGGCGTGGCAAAAGGCACTGGACCGGGATCCCGGCAACCCCCTGGCCCTGTACGACCTGGGGGTGGCGGCCCTGCACGGCGGCCAGCCCGAAGAGGCCGTTTCTTACTGGCGGCAGGCTCTTAGCAGCCAGGAGCGCTTTGTGCCCGCCCGGAGGGCGCTGGCCAATTTCCTGGTCCACCAGGGACGTGCCGGGGAAGGCATCGCCCTGTGGGAAGAAGCGGTTCGGGCAGAGCCCCGCAATGTGGAAGCCCGGGCCTACCTGGCCCAGGTGCTGCTGCTGGCGGGGGACTACCCCCGTGCTCGCCAGGTGGCCCGGGAGGCGGCGGATCTTGACCCCGGAGACGTGCGGGCTGCCGTGATCGAGTTCCTGGCCTCTTTCCGCCAGGGGGATGAACTGGGGATGGTGCGTGCCCTGCGCCGGGCTGCCCGCATCCGCGGTTTTGTCCCCCGAGCGGTGGCCGCTTGCCGGGATCTCCTCGACAGAGAAGAGTTGCAGGGTTTAGCCGAGCGCTTGCGCGACAGTACCGCCGCTCGCGTGCTGTCCCTGCTCCTTGACGAACTGACCCAGGCCTCGTAACCGGGCGAGGTCTTCGGGGCTGTTGACGTTGAAGAAAGCCAGCTGGGGCGGGGCATAGAGGCGGATTTCCCGTTCTTCCACGGGACGCACCCGCACCCGGGGGTAAAAAGAAGCCAGGCGCCTTTCCCCCCGCGCCAGTGCCTCCTCTATGGCAGCCAGGCAGGAGGGGGCGTATAGGGCGGCCAGAGGTTCCCAGAAACCGTTCCAGCGCGGCACCACTGCCTGCCATCCGTCTTCGCTGCTGGCCACTTCCAGC is a window of Bacillota bacterium DNA encoding:
- the argB gene encoding acetylglutamate kinase; protein product: MRAEEKAAVLLEAMPYVQAFQGKTVVIKYGGHLEQDLGPFAEDVVFLHLVGIRPVVVHGGGREISALMERLGKKPVFVEGLRVTDRETAEIAEMVLSGKVNQEIVAAIAARGGRAVGLSGKDGALIRARKKEGPVDLGFVGEVEEVDPRLVATLLDSGYIPVCAPIALGPNGEAYNLNADTAAAELAVALRAEKLALLTDVPGVLRSRDNPASLVSTLGVEEAEAMLALGQVEGGMIPKLKACLRAVRGGVKSAHIVDGRRPHFLLVEIFTREGAGTMVVPAAAGEQGEEAGAGERDAARAEASGDGAGQEEAEVVDQERRHYWPIFRRQPLVLVRGEGSWVWDIRGRRYLDFVTGLAVCGLGHCHPRVTRAICEQARELVHTSCLYYTVPQVRLARELARLSGLDRVFFANSGAEANEGAIKLARKFGARDGRFHIVTARRSFHGRTLATLAATGQEKYHRGFAPLPPGFSYIPFGDVAALEQAVTPETVAVMVEPVQGEGGIYPASQEFMDALARWQQAGVLLICDEIQCGLGRTGKWFAFQHYGVKPDIVTLAKSLGGGVPIGAVLAREEVAVCLAPGDHGSTFGGNPLACRAALAYLEALQDERVVENAAAMGEYLARGLRDLAARHPAVAEVRALGLMAGLELRVPGAQVVAVCRELGLLVNCTEEVVIRLLPALNVTRAEVDRAVEILDQALAVADAALAGARAGADAAGN
- a CDS encoding argininosuccinate synthase, with the protein product MDKVVLAYSGGLDTSVAIHWLKEKYGMEVVALIADLGEGRDLEALVRKALQVGAVSCRAVDAREQFVREFVFPALRAHAVYEGVYPLSAGLSRPLIARLLVETAHAEGAKAVAHGCTGKGNDQVRFDVSIAALDPTLKVIAPVREWSWSREEEIDYARAHGIPVPVEKRNPFSIDQNLWGRSIECGVLEDPWVEPPPEAFAWTRDVADTPSAPCYLQIEFVEGVPVALDGEPLDPVDLLVRLNRLAGEHGVGRIDHVENRLVGIKSREVYEAPAATVLLAAHRALEALCLPRETAHFKVLVEQKYSELVYYGLWYSPLRAALDAFVASTQQYVTGTVRVKLHRGTCQVVGRRSPYSLYDYGLATYDAADTFRHDSAVGFIDIWGLPTRVSARVQGVPGMRYARSAAGEPAAAASGGCEESLASLSTGVSAAVGGGCQA
- the argH gene encoding argininosuccinate lyase; the encoded protein is MRLWGGRFQRDPRQEVLAYTSSLPYDRRLARQDVEGSRAHVRMLGARGILSPQEVERLLSGLDMVARELEEGTFPFRPELEDIHTCVEARLGELVGEVAGKLHTARSRNDQVALDMHMYLREQVAELDRAVGRLQENILDLAEKHQDLIMPGYTHLQRAQPVLFAHHLLAYFFMLQRDRERLAFCSRQLDRMPLGAAALAGTGFPIDPEQVARELGFSRLYDNSMDAVSDRDHVVEVLSACALIMVHLGRLAEELVLWSSREFGFLELDDSYATGSSIMPQKKNPDVAELVRGRVGRVVGHLVGFLMVLKGLPLAYCRDLQEDKEALFGALDTTISSLQVMAGMIATARPQPEAMARACRGGLLTATDLADYLVQKGMPFRQAHRLVGQIVLRCLEQGKELWELSPEEYRSFSPLFGDDVREVVTPEASVRARRSPGGTAPESVKAQLKKARALAGSSHSGVV
- a CDS encoding tetratricopeptide repeat protein; this encodes MTSVPREPGSGPDPASRQALEQIVQRSREALARDPRDLAARRDLGSALYQLGQVEMATAELQQVLARDPRDAGARYLLALCLAEQGKLDEAASHLRQVVKSRPRHALAHYFLGRILGLQGKLPEAEAEVRLAVDVEPHPRMISYLAELYLALGDLGRASACWRKVVEMDPEDQHARRNLVATYLDRGMYDRAIEEGNRALVAGASHPTLFYNLGLAYLRRGDVEQSIDHLEKAHSLDPAHVPTLIGLGEAYAAAGRLPEAGQAWQKALDRDPGNPLALYDLGVAALHGGQPEEAVSYWRQALSSQERFVPARRALANFLVHQGRAGEGIALWEEAVRAEPRNVEARAYLAQVLLLAGDYPRARQVAREAADLDPGDVRAAVIEFLASFRQGDELGMVRALRRAARIRGFVPRAVAACRDLLDREELQGLAERLRDSTAARVLSLLLDELTQAS